tcttaaatttatttttttttaattctgagttCTCCCCTGAGTTCTAGATGTATAGTCAACAATCTAGCAACACTTCCAAATGCAGGAATAATTGGCATCTCAAACTTAACAGAACTATAAGTTTACTCTTGATTTTTTCCCTAACTCAACTTGTATCTCCTCTGACTCAAGAAACAGCAACACTGTCCACCTAGCTATTCCAGCCAGTTCCCTAGAAGTCATTATTGTTGTGGAAAACAGATTCTGCATTGCATTTATAGTTAACTGCATTAATAGTTAATTTATTAGGCCACTTATTCTTATAAAATAGCATTTCACTTAGCAATAAGAAATCCTTCTGCAATGTTTTTCATTTCAAGCGAATCTGGACAGCACTTGCCATTCTCTCTTCTTGGGATTCTCTTTTCCTAACTGAAAATCCCATTTTCAAGGTCCCATCTCAAATGCTCCTTCCACAGATAGGAATTCTTTGACCCCATGGCTTAACTAGCTACCATGTTACCCTGTTCTGTTTCTTTCATAGGAGTTTGCAGGATGTacatttcttactcatctttttccaaaatgaaaactgCGAAAGAACAAGGTTCTTTTGGTGGTAGCCAGCACAGTTTACAGAGGAAGTTAGAAGCTCAGTAAACATAGGAATTTTGTACAAGAACTTTCCTCTTTTTGGGCCTCAGTGTTCTTATTCCTAAAATGAGGAAACTAGCTGATCTCTAATGTTCTACTGTACCTCCTCCTTTGACAGTTTGATTCTCTGCCACCAGTGAAAGGTTCCTGCATGGTAATAGCTGTTACAGACCAAGCTCTTATGTCACCAAACATGTGGCTAGGCAATGACATTAAAATGCAAGACACAAACCCTTACTACCTGTGGTACCTGGTGCTTCTTTACTGTCTATTTCCAGATAAGAATGGGATCAAAGAATATGAATGAGAGTagaattttttaatgcagttCTCTTATTTGGCACTTAAAACACTTTACTTATATTTTGCCAGTGAATTGTCAGTACAACCCTATAAGAAAAAAGTGTCATTACCCCTatttaaagatgaggaagctGTGGACTAAAGTAACACTTAAGTGGGGAGGACCAGGATTCCACTTAGAATGGATTCCTTTTCCTAAAAGGCATCACCTTGACATACTTGAGGTCCAGCTTACTTGGCTCAGAAGGTATAGTTGGGGCAGCTGATCTTGGGAAGTAAGCAGGAGAACAGGGCTCAGGAAGTGGGCTGTGCTGAGACTGGAGGTcttgggagagaaaggaggagactACTTGGAGCCTGGAACAGGTTTTTAGAGAAGAGAGGTGGGGAAGGAATTTCCCATGCAAGGATAGAACTTGGTTGATGCCAGGTGAAGGAGACAGAGCTGGCTAGGGCAGAGGTCATGATGGGGAAACAGGAGGGTGAGGAGAGCAGGACCAGACTCAGTGGGACTGTGAATACCAGGAAGAGCTGACAAAAACCTTTTGAGGTCACTTTCTCCAATGGCTCTCAAATTACGTCTCCTCTGAGAGTTGGATTATACCCCCACCCTCAACCCTCACCAAAAAAGCTCCCACCTTATCACTAAAAGAAATGCACAAAATTCATGAGTATTCTTTCCCTTTCACATGTGCTCTTATTTGGTGCCTGCAGGTTCTCACTTCTCTTCACTAGAATCTACTTCAAGGACAGACTCTGATTTAGCACAGTTAGATGAATTGCCTTCTGTTTAATCAATCAACGTTACAAAGTATTCATCCTGCATGCAACCTCATGACACCTAGGTGTGGGGGCACCTGTTCAAGGGGGAAATCCAACCTTCATTGCTTCTCTAGGTGGGCAACCTGAGAGTCCTGCCTAAAGTACTGGCTTGGCTGGGTCCTGGCTACTCATGGGCCAAGGGCTGCTGACCAGTGAGCTTTGGAATCCTGAGTCCGGTCAGGCCTCCCCTTCACTGCACCTGAACCTGCCTGGGCAGGTGGAGTTCTGGTAGGTACAGAATGTCAGAAGCCTTGCCTGGGCTCCTGGGAATGAACCCCGTCACTTTACAGTCAGAGGTGCACAGAGCCGAGGGCAGAGAATGGGACGCAGCTCCTGGGTATGCAGCACATGACACTAGTTGCTGGGAGGGATAGAAGGGGTACGAGGCTAGCTGGGGCACGTGGAGAAAGGTATTATGCCAACCCAGGGGAGGCACAGTGCCAATGGGTCAGGCAGACTGGTGGCCAAGAGGAGAATGAGATGCAGGCAGGTCTAGCAGGTCCTGGGTAGGGCTTATCCTCTGCCCATCCTGCTCCCTGCTGGACCCTATACGTAGCAGAGGAGGACACATAGGGCTACTTAGTGAAGGCGGACAGAAGCACAGACATCCCGCTGAAGGCCAGCAGGACTGGGGGCCCAGGGATCAAGTGGAGGCGGGAGCAGCGGGGCCTGGGAAACGACAAGAGAAGAGTCAGTTAAAAGCAAAGGGAAGGGGTAGGAGTGGAACTGATAAGGCAAGTCTGGGGAGGGGAGTTTGGAGGTGGCTGCAACCTTGGCCAGAGCCAGGGCAAGCTGAAGTGTGGGGCTGTGGGTAAGAAAATCTGGATCTGACACCTGATTCTGCGGTATCAGTCACTGTTCTCCCTTAAAGAGCATTTTTAAAAGCTCGTAAATAAAATGATCCCTATCTCAACTGATGAAGCGATGGCTGATATTTAATAAGGTGACATTGTAAATTTAAGTGTTCCCTGCTGGACCAATGTGTGCAGCTATTACCAAGGAGCTGCCTAGACTCTCCAAGGTGGTAAAGGAGAGAGCATGAGTGTCCCCAGGAACCGCAGACGGTAGTAGGGATGCGTCAGCACAGCTTTTGTGGAGAAAGGGATAGTCCTTTCTTTCTGATCTGGCCACTATGGATTTAGAGCTTTTGGGCCCCAAAGTGCTCACCACGTCACTTTCACTCCGGGTCTGGCAGCTGCTCAAGGAGCATGTCCTCAATGCCTCTGAACTGTGATAGAGAGAAAGGGGACAGTAGAGACCTGAGATGCTAACTCCCTGCCTCGGGAATTTTCCTTCCAATCCCAGCCCATAGGCCTTCCAGTGGCCAGAAGCAGCTGGGGGAAGCAGGGAGCATGTGGGAACCTATGTGGGGGATTTCAGGGGCCCTCAGGGGactccccctcctccctaccACCAGAGAGGCCTTTCTGTAGCTAGGGACTTCTGTTAGAGACCTCTGCAGATGGCTAGTCTTTTGGTACTATCTTTCCTCTAATccaatcacttttttaaaaaagtaagatatttataagtggagatttttttttttaatgaaagctttCGATGATGGGGCAGAGGAAACAAGAGACCAGACATGGGGGGAGGAGAGAAGGTAAGCAAGGCCACCCATGGGTAAGCTGACTTCCCAATCAGCTCCTGGAGAGTAACGCACACTTGCCTCGATATGATACACTATGCGCCAGAAACTGGAATCTGAACTCCGGTACCTTCTTGCAGGGTAGAGCTGCCACATCAGAGGCAACGGGGATGAAGGAAGCTGACTGGGACTCATAGCCTTTCCCAAGGGGACATCTTCCTGACGCATGAGTACTCGGAGGCAAGTATTCATCTGAAGAGAGAATGGAGGACCAGGGCGCACCTTTGCCAGGGCTCCTCCAGGCACAAATAAGCAGAGTCCTTCTTGATTATTTCAGCCTGGCAGGTGCCCAGGTCTGAGAGGCCAGCATTCACTGTTCCCAGAAGCTCAGTCCCTAATGCTGTGCTGGCTCTTCTCAGGAACCCTGGATGGCCAAGATGACAAGCACTCTCATGTGTCTAGCCAACTGGAGAGGGCCAGAAAAGGTAGACATTTTTTTCCTGACAAACTCCTATTGGCCAGGACATACTGTGGGACCCAGGTGTCCATTTCAGCTGTCATAGGATTTTCTTGCATTGCTCTTTATTTCTatcatatttcctcttttaaccaagGTATCCCTTGACCACAAATCTGGTGACAGATCCCTTTGCATCACCATTCTTCTACCAATCATTTCCCTAATTTTTGCCTACTTGCTGGTCTTAggccccacattggttctctgcaCAGCAGCCAGGATGAGCATCTAAAAACCATGCCAGTGTGCCACTCAAGACCTTATGCTTCTCATCACAGGTATATAAACCCAGATCTATACCATGGCCCATGGAAACCAAAAGAGCTGGGTCccttctctctcttgctctgtCCTTCACCCTCCCCTCCACTCCAGTCACTCTGACCCCTTGCCATTTCTGGGACATGCCACACTCATGTCTGCACTCAGCAACCCCTTGTACCtgttgttctctctgcctggaacattctCCCCAAGACTATGCAGGGCCCAAATGTATGGATACCAAGACAAATATAACATAAAACAGAAAGATAGAACTGAGATCTAGTTTATCAGTTAGATCAATAACAGAACATGAGtttaatttaccaattaaaagaaaacagtcaGAAAAATCTACTTCTGTGAGATACATAAAGACATGCCTAAAATAAAGAGATTCATCAAGGTTACAAACAAAATGATGGCAAAAATGTATCAGGCCAGTGCAAATTAAGACCCTCAGAGAAGTCTTGCCTGAAGATCCCCACATCACTTGTTGACCCCTCTTTCCTGTTTTAGTTCTCCTACAGAATTTACCAGCAGTTTAAGAATTATTTTGCTATCCATGTCAGCTTCACAAGTAGTGGAGATTTTATCACATTCACTGCATATCCCCAGAGCCTCAAATCATGATTAGCATGTATTCTAGGCTCTCCCATTTTTTCAATACTTTTTCCAAAGgagaaatagctttttaaaatttttctatgaaatagAGTTCActgtgaaaaaaatattcagCTCACATTGCAATCATTTTTGCTGTGTCAATGTCTACAATCTTCCATAtccattaattatttttagtttctattcacttttttcttgttgatttaaGTATATCTTTACATATTAAGAATACTGTTCCAGTCCCTTTGTCATGTGTGGCAAATTTGCTAGTGGGTTGTTTTCTGTGTAGAATGTATCATGGTGGTGCAGAAAACTTCTATCTGGTTCTTGGTTTTGGTGTCATGTTGAAGAAGATAATTTCTAACCAGGGATAAACAAAGATAGTAACCCAAAGATAGTATTTCTTCAAATACGCGACgtgaaaaaatcagtattttacttgatttttaaaaagagtgtgtgtgcatgtgtgtttgtgtgtatacatggatagttttaaaattttaatgccaATAAACATTCAAGGTTTAGACAGTGGTTAAGTGTCAGGAATCAACCCAATTACCACTACCAGTACTACCCGGACAAATCTACAtttttatgcctcagtttcctcatttacaatGGAGACACAGTCAATACTCAATAACCTTCTGCTGTTTACTATTATAGGACATAAATGTTctaatactttatattttaattttgcttttacatttttttcctttggtttataTATGGAAAGTCATTCAACTTTCAACCTTAAGTTTCTTTGGGGAAACCTGGGCTTTTGTGGAAGGTATTTGCAAAAGAGttatatctctttttaaaaaagaactgaagTTCCATCTTAAAGCATCATACATAAAACAAAGTCAACGTTTATTCAGTACCTGCTTTTATACTATTATATTACTTAAGTTTGTTTCTTTCAAAGCATAGAGGAGGCATGAAATACCCCCATAAATCTAGGGCATCAGTTTCCTAACTTGGTTGCATAGTCTATTGGGCACCCTTTTTGAAATGTAGATTTCTGAGGCCCAGCCCAGAACGTGTGATAACTGGCTAGGTGGGTAAATCACTTATTGTAGTGATCTATTATGCCCATTTTGGAGATTAGATACATAAAGCCCAGAAAAGTCCTGTCTTATTCAAGAGCATATTCACATGCTCCAGAGGCAAGAGGTTCCCATGCtttgcttcattcctttgtgaggTTCTCACCCTCCTTCCTTGCCTGGAGAACTCCTACTCATTTTTCTGGGGCCAGCTCAAAGTGGTTTCATCTGTGAGGCCAGGCCACCCAGGGAGAACGAGGCCCCTTTAGAGCCTCCTTGCTGTGACCCTCACCCAGGGGCCAGAGGGGCTCCTTGAGTGCTCTGTGCAGCCTGGGGTATCTCCAGTTTCCCCAGAACCGGGCCAGGGAGGCGGATGCTCCTGCTGACCCGCCCATCCGGGCCCCAAAGCAGCTGTACCTTGAGGCATACAGGTATCCAGGTGCGCTGATTCTCGTCCAAGTAGACGTTTCTTTCCCAGATCCACAGGCGGTCGGGGTGCATGGCTGTGGATTCCCTGAACAAGGGGCGATCGTCCATGGCGCCTCTCGAGTTCACTAGCAGATTAGCCAGACACAGGGCCCCCACGCCTTTATAGCGAGTGGGCAAGCCGGCGCCCCCACGCGGTGGGGCCGGAGGGGGGCGGGCGCTAGGCGGAGAATGGGGTATGGAGCATAGCGAAAGGGGCGGGAAGTGGGAGGTGCAAGGCAGAGGGGGCGGGGCGAGAGGCAGGAGCAAGGCCAGATGGGGTGGGGCGAGAGGCGGGGCCCAAAGCAATATGGGGCGGGGAGAGAGGCGGGGCCAAGCAGCGCCGAGCCTGCCGGGGGAGGATCCGTAGCAGGCCCTGAGGCCAGAGCTTGACCTGTAAACCCGGACCCAGGCCGCGTCAGTCCAGGAGCCCAGACCCAGGCCCCAGCAGGTCCGGGGCCTTTTCAGGACCTCCAGCTGGTCTTTCTCGCCCCTTCTTTGCCGTCCATTGCCCGGTAGGTACTCGGGTCTGTGGCCTTGGCTACAGCGAGAGCCATCCTGGCCCTCTTTTCAGCGCGCGGACACCACTGTCAGCCAGTGCGTGTGTCTGTCCAGGCCACGCCCCAGAGCTAGCAGCTCCAGGCCTCTGTGCGGAACTCCCAGGCTGCCTTTGAGGCCAGGCGGCCTGGAGCCGGTGTCCGCTTCTTCATCTTCTGGGATCAGAGGCCACTCAAGCGGGGGCCTGCTTCAGGCCTAGGCCTTCCCAGGTTCGTGGGCTTACGTTCAGCCTATGGTTTTGGGTGTCAGAATCAATTTCCTTGGCAAAACTTCAACTCTTGAGTCCCCTCCCTTCCCCCGAACACCCACTTTCTGCGGGTTTGGGGATGCTGTGGCCATCTAATAGCCATTGTGAAACCTGCTGGTGAAGAAACATGGTTTTCCCTTTATATGCTTTGAATTCATTACAGAAAGCATAATTCAAAATGAACACTTAAAAAGAAAccatcgcttctcggccttttggctaagatcaagtgtaaaaGGAAACCAAAACCCTCTCTTCACTCTAAGATCAAatggatttttctgtaaattaaagcaaataaggaaaatattttcacttcattttgtAGTAGCATGCTCATTAAGGGAATTAAGGAATTAAAGTACAATGAGACAAATGTAAGCCCAGTTCCTGTCTCATTGTTCAAACATCACCACTGGCAGCAGTTTGGTGCCTTAACTTCtagctctttcctctctctctgatTAGGTACTAAGAAAATAATCTGTGATCTTTTGGAATGTCATGAGAGTGAAAATGAGTTTAACTTTTGATCCTCTGGCAGCAAAAGTGCCTGTATGCTGCTCTGCTTATCCAGACAGTCTAATTTCCAAGAAGGTGCTGAAGTAGTCTAAGGTAACAGAGATGTAATTGAATTTACCAGGAGCCCAAAACAGAAAcgaaaatcaaagaaaaactgGGGGTGGAAGGGAGGAGATGTGAGCCTAGTAAACCTTTTCCAGTCAATATTCAGTATTCAGTCTCGGGGTTTTCAGGCTGATTTCCCAATGCATGATTCTTGGCTCCACACTCAAAGAGAGCCACATGTAACAAGATGAAACAGTGGAATAGGTTCTGTTGCGGTGGTGTCATGGGCTGGCCAGAGTTTTGAGGTCAGAGATGATAGCCAGTCCATCTTAAACAGTGTTGCTGGAATGGCCTCTTGTGGCAAGAAAAGGAGGCTCCTAGGAGCGGGTGTGGCTGCTGCCCTAACCCCATCAATTGCCCTGTGACTTAGAATGCCACTGGGTCTGCAGATCTAATTAACCCTCACTCTGCTTTTTTAAGAGGACAGGAAGGAACAAGTAAAAGAGCAAGAATCAGACCCATTTGGCTGGGAGAGAAACTGCTCTGGATGTTTCAGGAATAGgattccttttttctcctttacaAAGACAATATATTTCTTCAGTTTCAGAAGAGGGCTTCTTAATATTGAACGAGAGTATACGTCATTCCTGTATGGTACTTAGAAAATCATATGAGAAGGGATTCcaaagagtgaaaagagaaataagctTAACTGAGGAATTTAATGAATGGCTTCTTTGGGGGCCTTCAGTTTTTTTAGGAAATTCCATGAGAGGGAAAACAATAGTTATTGTGTGGTCCCAGGGCCAGGGACCCTGGTGCAAGTCTGCACCATGTTATCTGCTCCCTCTTAGAGCTCTATAATGCCAGTCAGAGAAGGTTTCAAGTTGCATGCTCCTTTGTGactctatttttattgtttttatgtaatataatttatattttatagttatatttatttattgtcttactCTATTAGTCTGCGAGTTCCCTGTGGATAATCAAGTGGGTATTTCTGTAGAAAGTaacataaaacaattattttgtttcattttttggcaGAGTTGCTAGCTGGTGCTTTCATGTCCTGACTTGAAATCCAGATTTGACTTTGCTGCTATCACCTGTGAACCTAGCAACTCCTTTGCTGTCTGGACTTTGGGGCCACACTTTTGTAATGAATGGGCAAACTAGATGTGCTCTAAGTCCACTTCTAACTAACATTCTCTGATTCTACCATGACGTTGCCTAATGGGAGGAAGAAATATAGAATGAATTCAGGAAAACCCATAGTTTTGAGCAGGGTGATAATGGACAGGAAGGACCCCAGTGGAATTCATCCTTCTTATTTGGGTTCATGGCCATCAGTATGATGTTTAGCCTTTTTACTCAAAAGTGGCCCCTGAACTAGCAACATCGGCATCGCCTAGAGTTCACAAAAACAGCAGACTTACctgagtcagaatctgcattttaacaagaccccCAGGTGATTTGTGGGAACACTATGTGCCAGTCTATATGGAGGCACAGGTGGGAGAGCTGGTGGCTGTTTGCCTTATCCTGCCAATGCCCTCTTATTTCTCTATGACACAGGAATTGGATGTATGTTTCTGTATCATTTAGTGCTAGGCTACCTTTTGTCTTGTTAAATTCACTTTTAATATATATGATGTTTTCCCCTTAATAGAAAATCCTGGGAAT
This genomic stretch from Tamandua tetradactyla isolate mTamTet1 chromosome 12, mTamTet1.pri, whole genome shotgun sequence harbors:
- the TCL1A gene encoding T-cell leukemia/lymphoma protein 1A, whose translation is MDDRPLFRESTAMHPDRLWIWERNVYLDENQRTWIPVCLKMNTCLRVLMRQEDVPLGKAMSPSQLPSSPLPLMWQLYPARRYRSSDSSFWRIVYHIEFRGIEDMLLEQLPDPE